Genomic DNA from Catellatospora sp. TT07R-123:
CGGCGAGCCCGTCGGCGCTGCCGGAGACGGTGACGGCCGCCTGCGAGGTGTGGTCCAGCAGCGGCGCGGCGCCGAGCTTGAGCGGCAGCAGCAGGCCGAGTTGCGCGTGGGCGTCGACGTCGACCGAGAACGAGCCGGCGGACTCCAGGCTGATCAGGTCGCGGGCGGCGTCCCATTTGAACGCCAGCGGGCCGCCGGTGTGGAAGTCGCGCTTCCAGTCCAGCCCCAGGCGCAGGTACGGCCCGCCGGGCCGCTGGTCGAGCGTGAAGTTGAGGCCGCTGTCTTCGCCGATGACGTCGTTGACCACGTCGAGGGCGTCCTGCAGGGTCTCCGGCGGCGCGGCCAGCAGCCGGTCCAGCGCGTCGGCCAGCTCGGGCCGTACGGCGTAGGCGCTGCCCGCGGCCGGGACCGGGCTGCCCGCCGCCGCGATGCGCAGGGTCTTGCCCTCGCCCTCGACGCCGAGGATGCGGTAGGCCTTGCTGCCGATGACGATGGTGCGATTCGCCAGGCGGGCCGGGAACTTCGCCCGCTCGGACTCGCGCCCGGAGTCGGTGAGCAGGAACTCGTCGGCGGTGGCCCCGGCAGCGTAGGCGACCGCGCCGCCGACGCCGCTCTGGTCGCTGCCGATCAGCTGGCGGGCTGAGCGGCCGACCAGCGGGATCTGCTGGTCCATCAGGCCGGTGCCGCTGCCGGAGGCGGCCAGCGCGGCGTTGACCGACCGCAGCGCCTCCAGCACCAGCGCGAACAGGGCCTTGGGGTCGTCGGGGTTGAAGTCCAGCGCCATCAGCCCGCCCAGGCGGGTGAAGTCGATGGACGGTTCCGGGTCGCCGGCATACCAGTTCAGGTCGATGCTGACACCGTTGCCCAGCGCGCCGGTGGCGCCGGGGATGCTGGCCTTGACCCGGCCGCTGGTGCGCACGGACGTGGTGACGTCGAACAGCCCCGCCGGGTCGTCCTTGAGCCGGGTGAACAGGGTGCCCAGGCTGAGGTCGGCGGCGTCGTGGAACCGGACCTGGAGCATGTCGGTGTCGGGCTCGGCCGGGTCGACGCTGAGGTCGCCGGACAGCCGTACGCGCAGGAAGCCGATGGTGCTGTAGTAGTCGGCGACCGTCGTGATCGGGAAGTTCGCGGTGAACAGCGGCACGGCCGGGTCGGTGCGCAGCAGCACCCGGTCGGCGGGCTCGCCGCCGGTCTCGTCGCGCAGGTCGAGCACGACGGTGAGGCGGGCCGTGTAGCTGGGGTCGACCAGGGCGAAGCTGGCCTGGGCGTTGGCGTTCTTGAGGCCGGTCTTCTTGCCGCCGACGGTCGCGGTGACCAGGCCGCCTAGCTCGACGGCGCCGACGTGGGCGGCGGAGCTGCTGACGACCCACGGGCTGTCGGCGGCGGGTCTGCGCCCGACCCAGCCGGTGGCGTCGAGCGTGACCGTGTCGGCGGTGTTGGCCGCGACGGTGCCCGCCGACGTGCCGGCCACGACGCGCTGGCCGACCAGGGCGCCGGGGGTGAACCGGGCGCCGTCGACGCTGAAGCCCGCGTTGGTGAAGGTCGCGCCGCGCCCGGAGACGCTGCCCGCGCCGGGGTCCAGCGGCTGCGGCTCGCCGGTGGCCGCCCTCGTCAGCTGGAGGGTGAAGGCGAGTTTGCCGCCGCTGAAGCCGACGTCGCTGACGGGCAGGCCCTCCTCGGGCAGCAGCCGCAGCAGCTCCTGCAACGAGGTGAACTTCGGCTGCCCGGCCTTGGCCGGGTCGTCCCCGGGGCCCGACTCGGAGCTGCCCGGCTGCGGGTGGACGTGCTTCTTCAGGAACGCCGTCAGCTTCTCATTGATCTTGACAGCGTCGGCGAAGGTGCCCTTGAGGAACGGCAGGTTCAGGTTGCCCGCGCCGCCGCTGCCCTGCACGCCGCCGAGCAGGGTGGCGAGCTGGGCCAGGCCCGAGGCCAGGTCCAGCGGGCTCATGTTGGCGAACTGCGACACCACGTCGTCCAGGCCCTCGGTGGTGGCCTGCGGCGAGCCGGTGTCGACCGCGGGCCAGTCGATGCGCACGGTCGCATCGATCGCGGGCAGCGCCAGGCCGGAGCCGGTCGCGGCGGCGCCGAGCAGCAGCACGGCGGCGAAGCTGCCGGGGCCGGACTCGGTGTCGGTGTCGCTGGTCTGTCCGCCCGCCGTGTCCAGCGCGATCCGCGCCAGGCCCGCGAGCGAGCCGGTGGCGGCCAGCTCGCCGGTGCCGGTTCCGGACGCGGTGTCGAAGGCGAGGGCGCCGTCGGCGTTCGGGTCGGCGAAGGTCACTTTCAGGTGGGTACGGGCGGTGAGCGTGCTGCCGTCGCGCAGGGTCACGCCGAGGATGCCGATGGCGGCGGTGGCCTGGTCGAACTCGGCGGTGGGCCGCAGCGTCGCGAGCGCGTCGACGTCGATGCGCGGCGACTGGTCGTCGCGGATCAGGTAGGCCTGCCCGGCCGCGGTGTAGCGGGCCTTGACGTGCAGGGTCGCCCAGCCGGTGAGGTTGACCGCCCTGGCGACGGTGACCCCGGCGGCGACGATCTCCTGCGCGGTGCGCTGCTTGCGCACCCGCAGCACCACGTCCAGGACGCGGTCGCCGCCGTCCTCGGTGACGGTGCTGGTGAGGCGGGCGCCGCCGCCCAGGTCCTCGTCGGTGTGGGTGAGCTCGGCCGCGAGGGCGTCGGCGGCGGTCCGCATCAGTTTGTCGGCGTCCACGAGGCTGCCGGGGCTGACCCCGAGCAGCGGCAGCGGCTTGGCCAGCTGCCCGACGCGGCCGAGCCCGTCCTCGGCCCAGGTGGCGGTGCGTGCCATCAGTGACCGCAGGCCGGTCTCCCACGGCTGCGCGGCCTGGGCGGGCAGGGGTGTCGCCACCACGGCCAGCGGCACCGCGACCAGGGCCGCCACCGCCGCGGTCAACAGACGTCTGATGCGCATCGCCGCCACCCGTTCCCCAGCACTCATCGACGTCCACCACTGCGGACGCACTCGCACACAACACCCAGGCGCACGTCACGGGGCAACGCTTCTGTCGGAAACGTTACATTGAAATATTTCACTTGACGTGATCGCCTGAGGTTGACCTGCACCATCGGGCTGGATGTATCCACATCGGAGGCTGACTTGCGCCGCAGAACCCGGACCCTGATCACCGCACTGGTCACCACCGCCGCCGTGCTGCTGACGGCGCCGGCACCGGGCAGCGGCGCCCCGCCGGAACGCGGATCCGACCACCCGCGCGGCTCGTACACCGTGCGCGGCCTGGCGGGCAGGGACGACCTGAGCCGGCTCACCGCCGCCGGGGCCGCCATCGACTACGTCGAACACGGCACGGTCTACGTCACGGCCACCGACCGCACCGCCGCGGCCCTGCGGGCCCAGGGCCTGGAGGTCACCGCGCAGGCCGGGGCGGGCACGCTCGTCACGTACCCGCGCGTCGACGCGGGCTACACGACCTACCCCGAGCTGCTGGCCGCGGTCGACGCCATCGTCGCGGCGCATCCGGGCATCGCCAAGCGCGTCTCCATCGGCAGGTCAGCCGAGAACCGCGACCTGGTCGCTCTCAAGATCTCCGACAACGTCGCCACCGACGAGGCCGAGCCCGAGCTGCTGTTCACCGCCAACCAGCACGCCCGCGAGCACCTCACCGTCGAGCAGGCGCTCTACCTGGCCAAGCAGCTCACCGACGGGTACGCGGCCGATCCCCGCGTGACCGCCGTCGTCGACAGCCGCGAGATCTGGATCGTCCCGATGGTCAACCCCGACGGCGTGACCTGGGACTTCGGCGCCTCCAACGGGCGCTACCGCAACTGGCGGCTCAACCGGCAGCCAAACGCCGACGGCTCGGTCGGCACCGACCTCAACCGCAACTGGGGCTACCAGTGGGCCTGCTGCCCGACCGGCTCCACCGACATCCCCGGCGACGAGACCTACCACGGCACCGCCGCGTTCTCCGCGCCGGAGACCGCCGCCATCCGCGACTTCGTCACCAGCCGCGTCGTCGGCGGCAAGCAGCAGATCAAGGCACACCTGGACATCCACACCTACAGCGAACTGGTGATCTTCCCGGCGTCGTACTCGCAGAGCCCGCTGGTGCCCGGCATGGCCGCCGACGACCGGGCGATGTTCCAGGGCCTGGCCCGCGGCATGGCCGACCGCAACGGGTACGTCCCCGGGCAGTCCAGCATCATGTACATCGCCGACGGCGAGATCACCGACTGGATGTGGTTCACCCAGCACATCGCCAGCTTCACCTTCGAGATGTACCCCGGCACGCCCAACCCCGGCTTCTACCCGCCCGCCTCGGTGATCCCGGCCGAGACCGCCCGCAACCGCGACGCGCTGCTGTTCCTGATCGAGTCCGCCGACTGCCCCTACCGCGTCAGCGGCAAGGAGACCACGTACTGCACCGCCGCCGACGACCTGTCGGTCAGCACCGCGACCTCGGGCGGCCCGGTGGCCCGCGGCGCCGCCGCCACGGTCGCCGTCACCACCGCGGTCACCGCCGGATCGGCCCAGCCGGTGACCTTCTCCGTGCTCGGCCTGCCGCCCGGCGCCACCGCGAGCTTCTCCCCCGCCACCGTCACCGCGGGCGGTTCCACCACCCTCACCGTGACCGCCGGGGCGTCGTCGCCGCAGGGCCTGTTCCCGCTCACGATCCTCGGCAACGGCACGCAGATCAGCCGGTCGGCCGCGTACGCGCTGACCGTGCAGGGCAGCCCCGACTGCACCGGCACCAACGACACCGACACCGCCATCCCCGACCCGGGCACCATCAACAGCGTCATCACCGTCACCGGCTGCGCGGGCAAGGCCAACGCCCACTCCAGGGTCGAGGTGCACATCCGCCACGACTACGTGGGCGACCTGACCGTCAGCCTGGTCCGGCCCGACGGAGTGCTCGTCCCGCTGCACCGCCGCGGCGGCGACGGCTACCCGAACATCGACACGCCGTACGTGGTGGATCTGTCGGCGGTCAACGCCGCGGGCACCTGGCGGCTGCGGGTCAACGACGCCGGCGGCAGCGGCACCGGCCTGCTCGACAGCTGGACGCTGACCCTGTGACGCCCGCGCGGCCGCGAC
This window encodes:
- a CDS encoding M14 family zinc carboxypeptidase gives rise to the protein MRRRTRTLITALVTTAAVLLTAPAPGSGAPPERGSDHPRGSYTVRGLAGRDDLSRLTAAGAAIDYVEHGTVYVTATDRTAAALRAQGLEVTAQAGAGTLVTYPRVDAGYTTYPELLAAVDAIVAAHPGIAKRVSIGRSAENRDLVALKISDNVATDEAEPELLFTANQHAREHLTVEQALYLAKQLTDGYAADPRVTAVVDSREIWIVPMVNPDGVTWDFGASNGRYRNWRLNRQPNADGSVGTDLNRNWGYQWACCPTGSTDIPGDETYHGTAAFSAPETAAIRDFVTSRVVGGKQQIKAHLDIHTYSELVIFPASYSQSPLVPGMAADDRAMFQGLARGMADRNGYVPGQSSIMYIADGEITDWMWFTQHIASFTFEMYPGTPNPGFYPPASVIPAETARNRDALLFLIESADCPYRVSGKETTYCTAADDLSVSTATSGGPVARGAAATVAVTTAVTAGSAQPVTFSVLGLPPGATASFSPATVTAGGSTTLTVTAGASSPQGLFPLTILGNGTQISRSAAYALTVQGSPDCTGTNDTDTAIPDPGTINSVITVTGCAGKANAHSRVEVHIRHDYVGDLTVSLVRPDGVLVPLHRRGGDGYPNIDTPYVVDLSAVNAAGTWRLRVNDAGGSGTGLLDSWTLTL